Within Protaetiibacter intestinalis, the genomic segment CTGGGCGGCCTCGTCGTCGGAGCGGCGCTCCTTCACGTACGCGAGGTGCGTCTTGTAGGGCTCGGTCTTCGCGAGCAGCGGCGGGTTCTCGCGGTCGCGCCCGGCGGGCAGGCCCGTCGACGGGCTGTCGATGACGTCGGGGATCTCCTCCTCGGGCAGGTTCGCCGCGAAGTAGCGGACGGTCTCGTTGCCCTGGGCGTCCCAGTACGAGATCGCGATGCGATCCGCGTGGTACCCGCGGTCCTGCTCCCCCATCGGCCCGGACCCGACGCGGGATCCCCGGATGGCGCTACCGCCCGATGCCATGCTGTCTCCTCGTGGTGGTGGTGGTGGTGGTCGACGACGGCCGTCAGGCCGCGCCCACGCCGAACTTCGTCAGCAGCCCGAGCACCACGATGGAGAAGAACCAGGTGATGCCCAGTGCGACCGTGATGCGGTTCAGGTTGCGCTCGGCGACGCCCGAGGCGCCCAGGTTGCTCGTCACGCCGCCGCCGAACATGTCGGACAGACCGCCGCCGCGCCCCTTGTGCAGGAGGATCAGCAGGGTCAGCAGCAGACTC encodes:
- the secG gene encoding preprotein translocase subunit SecG; this encodes MDVLWSIVQVAFQILLGITSLLLTLLILLHKGRGGGLSDMFGGGVTSNLGASGVAERNLNRITVALGITWFFSIVVLGLLTKFGVGAA
- a CDS encoding RNA polymerase-binding protein RbpA: MASGGSAIRGSRVGSGPMGEQDRGYHADRIAISYWDAQGNETVRYFAANLPEEEIPDVIDSPSTGLPAGRDRENPPLLAKTEPYKTHLAYVKERRSDDEAAQILEDALQQLRERRGTA